DNA from Natrinema amylolyticum:
GGAGCCGCCGTCGAACGCGACACGCTCGTCGGCCCCACCGTCGTGGTCCCGCTCTGCCGGCCCGGCGCTCGCCGCGGCCACGATGGCCTCGGCGACGGGATGCTCCGAGCGGCGCTCGACGGCCGCGGCGAGGTCGATCGCATTGATGTCGCCGTGTACTTCGAGCACCGTCATTTCACCGGCTGTCAGCGTGCCAGTTTTGTCGAAGACGATCGTCTCGACGGCCGATGCCGACTCGAACAGTGTCGCGTTCGCGACGACGATCCCGTGCTCGAGGGCGTCGCGGAGGCCAGATGCGACCGCCAGTGGCGTCGCCAGCCCCATCGCACAGGGACAGGAAACGACGAGCACTGTCAACCCCGTGAGCACCGCGTCTGCGATCGGCGTTCCCGTCGCGAGGCGCCAGCCCGTCGCGACGACCGCCAGTGTCAGTACAAACGGAACGAAGATCGTCGCGAGCTTGTCCGCCAGCCGCTGGACGCCCGGCGTCGAACTCTGGATCTCCCACATGAGCGACGCGATGTGATCGAGCGTACTCTCCGCGTCCTCGCCGACCTCGACGACCAGCGCACTGTCGGTCGCGATCGCGCCGCCCACGACGCGATCACCCGGTCGCTTCGTGACCGGCAACGATTCGCCGGTAAGGACGGACTCGTCGACGGCTGCCGTTCCCTCGAGTACTCGCCCGTCGACGGGGATCCGCTCGCCGGGTCTGACGAGCACCTCCTCGCCTCCCGCGAGCCGCTCGACCGGAACCGTCTCGGTCCCGCCGTCGATTCGACGGGTCGCAGTGCGAACCCGTGCGGCGGTGATGTCCGCGAGCAGGTCGGTCGCCCGCCGCTTGATCCGGCGTTCGTAGTAGGTTCCGAGCGTGACGACCAGGATGACGGCGACGGTCACGTCGTAGTAGAGGTGCGTGCGTCCCATCACCAGCGCGACCGTACTATAGGCGTACGCCGCGACCGCGGCGATCGCGATCAGCAGATCCATGTTCGGCTGCCCGACCCGCAGGCTGACGTACGCGCCTCGTAAGACCGGATAGCCGGTGTAGAACAGCACGCCGCCCGTCAACAGGCCGATCACGGCGAGTGGAAGGTAAATCCCGACGGATGTGGTTGCATCCACCGAAAGGATTCCCGTCTCGATCCCGACGTAGCTCGGATAGAGGTAGAACAGGTACCACGGCATGACGAGCATCGCCAGAAACCCGCCGACGAGCAGCCGCGGGACGAGGTCCTCGTCGGTTCGCGTGCCGTCCCCCTCGCCGTCGCGAAACCGCGCCTCGTAGCCGTATCCCGAGAGCGTTTCGGGGAGTTCGTCCTCGTCCAGCCGGTCGGGGTCGTAGACGACCCGGGCAGTGTCGGTCGCGTAGCTCGCCTCGACGATCAGAATCCCCGCCTCGCGCTCGCCCAGCAGCGCGACGAACCCCTCGCAGGTCGAGCAGTGCATCCCGTCGACCGCGAGGAACGCCTCCGCAGCGTCGTCCGGAATTTCCCGCTCGACGGTCCCGGCTGTCCGGTCGACGACGCTCTCGCGATCGATGTCGTCGACCGTCTCGAGCGTTGCGCTCACCTCCAGACAGCCGCGACAGCAGAACCGTCCCTCGACGTCCGCCGCGGTCACCGGTGACTCTGGCGTCGGAAGGCCACAGAGTGAGCACGAATCCATCTCACGGTCGCTACTCGCGGACGCTGGGTAGCCGTGATGCCGAACGCGTTCGCATCGATCGCGGTCGGGATCGATCGTCGCTCATCGCCGTCGAACGCCGGCGGTCACCGCGAGCCGCCACGGAAGGACGAATCCGAGACCGAGGACAGCAGTGACGAGCAGGAACTCCGGTGGTGCGCTACCGGGAAACAGCGCCGTCGAGCGGATGGCCCCGCCGAGCAGCGACGCGACCACCCATGCGACAGCGACGATGGCGAGCGTCCGTCTGAACGACTCGAACACCCGCCTCCGATACGCTCCGAAGAGCGGGGCGACGGCCACCCATCCAATCACGAACGGGATCGCAGTCCGGAGGGTATAGGCTGGAAACGCCCACGGTTCGATCGCGTGCTTCAACAATCCGAAAGCGATGAACGCGACGACGATGAGCACGTCGACGGCAGCGAGAGTAATGACGAACGGTTCAGACGCAACTCGCCCGATTGACTCCCAACTCAGGTGTGATTTGATCATGGCTTGGAACTCGAACGCGACGCGAGGGGACGGACGGGAGACAGCGACGATCTCTGTCTCGATGACCTGCGGTGACGGTCGGTCGAATCGACACGCGCCAAGTATGCGACTTTGCTCCCGAACGTGTTCAGTGGATTGCTCGAACGACCGAAGCGAGGTGACGGCCACCGAGATGCTGTATGCGTTCGTTGAGCCGATATACGGCCGGACATCCGCCTTACTCGTGACGGATGATCCTCAGTTTTTGGGAATGATGGAGGATATCGAAGGAGAGGTAAGTCGAATCATTAAACATGAGCGACACGATCGATCGACCGATCCGGTGTCCGTACGCCGAACAGGATAGTGAGATCGACTGTGATCCCTACCGGATCATGGAACTGCTCAATGACGACGACGCTCGAGCGGTGTATCTCTACGTCGAGGAGCCGGCGACGGTCCGTGACATAGTCGAAGCTCTCGATCTCCCCCAGTCGACGGCGTACAGAAAGGTCGAGAACCTCCGTGAAGCCGGCCTCATCTCACGGCTCAATGAGCGCTCGCGGACTGGAACCCCTGCGCATTACGTCCAAGCCATGGATCGGGTTTCAGTGACCTATGACGACCCGTTGCGGATCGAGTGTACGTTCAGCGGGCAAACCCTCTACTGTGAGCCCTGATTCCACGTCGCTCGAGCAGTATGCTGTTCCAGCCACAACTCGTTCGCTTCGTTCGACGGCGAGAGGGAGTCGATGAGGACCGTACCCGTTTCGTCACGCAGGCAGTTGCGACCTCCGTTTCCGCCTACGTCGGTAGGCCGATACGAACGAACGGCGTACCGATGGTCCGTCTCAATCTGTCGTCGTATCCGTCTCCTCGGTCGTTTCGCCACGGGGCTCGTCGTCGGCCATCGCGCAGAGGTGTTCGAGCAGAAGTCCGAACCCCTCTGGCTTGAACCAGGTCGTAACTGCGCCCTCGTCTTCGACCTCCGCGAGGACGGTCTCCTCGTCGCGGACTGGAACAGAGACCTCGACCGGTCGATCGAACCGATCCTCGTTTTCCTCGATTAGGTACTTCGCCTCCGCGAGTTCGCGACGAACGTACTCGTACGGACCCATCGACTCGGTGTCGTCGCCGATGACGAACCGGCGAGTTCGCCCGTCGTCCAGTGTCAGTCTGACGACGCCGTCCACTATGCGATCCTCCTCGAGATACTCGGCCAGGACGTCCTCGAAGAAGTCGGTCGTCATCCGATCGCCTCGAGCTTTCGACGCCGTGCTGTCGGTCGTCATGTGTCATACTATCGAGTATTTTATAAATTACTGTACCGCCGACTCCAACGAGCTGGGAACCGTCGTCGAACGGAGTCGGATACTACGGCCGACATAGGGATCGTTACGACGTCGGATTCCGGATCTCTAGTGTGGTGTTATCATGACGGAAAAACTCCGACGCGAACATCTTCCCCGTACCTCTCACGAACTCGAAACGTTGCTGCCCGGTTATAGGTGTCGGGTCTGGAGATTCAATTGGAGAGGTGCCCAGCATGTCACAATCCGAGTCAGCGGCCGAGTCGACGGCGGACCACGAGGAACGAATCAAGCGCCACTTGAGCGCTTCGAGGGAGATCGCGAAGAACCTGGAGTTCGACGACGAACTGCACTTCGAGATGGGGTTGCCGATCCCGGGCCGTCGGACGTTCCTGAAGACGAGCGGCATCGTGGCGGCGTCGGCGGCGCTCGCGGGCTGCACCGACGACGAAACCGACGAGACGGGTAATCAGACTGCCGACGAGGGGGAGTCATCGGGAGAGGAGCCGGCGGAGGTGGAACGAAGTGAGACCGTTCAGCTGGCGGCCCACCAGTACGAGTTCCAGCCCCAGGAGATCCGGGTGCCGCCGAACACGGAACTCACGATCGAGTTCACGAAATCGACCTTCGAACAGAACCCGGACTTCAAGTACCACACGTTCTACCTCGAGGAGCCGTACGATATCGGGCCGGTCAATCTCCCAGAGAACACGGACGACGAAGCGTTCGATTCAGTCACGTTCGTCACTGACGAGGAGGGGACCTTCGACTTCGAGTGTAACGTCTACTGCGGGGACGGACACGCTCAGATGAACGGCCAGCTGTATGTCGTTCCCGAGGGCGAGTCCGTCGACAAGGTTGACTTCACCGACATGGAGACGCTGAAAGAGCGTCACGAGGTTCTCAAAGAAGAAAGCGAACTGGCAGGAGAGCCCCAGCACGACCTCGACCTGCGAGACATCATGGTCGTCACCGAGCGCAACAACGCTTCGGTGGCGATGATCGACACGGTCAACGACGAGTTCATGGAGCGCGTCGAGAACGTGGGGAAGGCGATCCACGTTCACGACTTCCATCCCGACCTCCCCGAGCAGACGCGCGAGGGTGCGTACGTGTACACGCAGTCGCGACAGGGGGAGATGTACAAGATCGATCTGTTCGACTTCGAACGGGTCGCCGTCGCCGACGCCGGGACGGACGCCAGGGACATCGCCGTCTCCCGGGACGGCAACTACGTGATCGGCGGGTTCTACAACCCGAACCACCTGGTCATCTGTGACGCGGACACGATGGAGCCGATCAAGCGGATCCCGACCCACACCGTCAACCCCGACGGCGAGAGCCTCGGGAGCCGCGTCTGCTCGCTGTACGACGTCCCACAGGAGGGGCTCTTCCTCGCGGGGCTCAAGGAAGGCGGTGAGGTGTGGCTCATCGACTACACGCAGGACGAGTTCCCGGTCGTGGCGACCATCGAATGCGGTCGAACCCTCCACGACGGGTTCTTCACGGAGGACGGTCGCTACTTCATGATCGCCTCCCAGACGGATAACCAGATGGACATCATCGACACGCGAGAACGAAGCCACGTCGCCGCGATCCCGATGGACGGTGTGCCACATCCCGGCCCCGGCGCGCTGTACCCCGACGAGGACCTCGCCTTTACCACCCACGCGGGTGCGCCGAGCGTCGGCGTCTGGAACACGGAGACCTGGGAGGCCGAGGAGATGATCGACGTCAGGGGATCGGGGCTGTTCATCCGGAAACACGAGAACAGCGACTACGTCTGGGCCGACGTCATCCTCACCGACAGCGAGGACGACGCCTACGTCTACACGATCGACCCCGAGACCCTCGAGGTCGACCAGGAGATCGACTGCAGTCAGTGGGGTGCCGACGCCGCGATCCATCCCGAGTTCAGCCGCGACGGCGAGAAGGTGTACATCAGCGTCTGGATGGGCGAGAACGAATCGATCCTCGTGTTCGATCCGAACACGGGCGAGATGCTGACCCAGATCGAGGATCTGCTGGCGCCGACCGGAAAGTTCCTCGGCGTCCGCGCGGAGGGACACTGACCGCGGTCGACCGGTCCCACAGGCACATGTCCGACACCAGCAACACGACCGCGCGAACGCGGACGGACCGACGACCGGCGGGACCGCTCGCGCTCGTCAAACACCTCCGCGGCGAGGGACTGACGGCGATCGACGCGGCGACCCACGAGCCGCTCGAGCGGATCGGCGACGGCCGCCAGCCACACGCGCTGGCCGTCCGTCCCGGCGGTCGCTGGGCGTACGTCCCCTACATGGGGTCGAACGCGCTCGAGATCGTCGACCTGTGGACGCTGTCCGTCGCGGACCGCGTCGACGAGGTCGGGACCGCGCCCGTGGGAGCGGTCCTGACCCGAACGGGACGGTACCTGTTCGTCAGCACGTACGGCGGCCTCCCGGACGACGACCAGCCGGGACTGGCCGTCTTTCGGACGGCCGACGAGCGGGTCGACCGCGTCGCACGACTTCCCGTCGGGAAGGCCGCCGGCCTCGCCGTCGACGCCGACAACGACGTGTGGGTCGCGCTCCGAGACGACGACGAGTTGCTCCGGATCGGCGGGACGCCCCCCTTCAACGTCCTGGACCGGTTCGCGGTCGGTGCCGGTCCGCAGGACCTGGCCCACGAACCGACCCGGGGACTGCTGGGCGTGAACAACGCCGACGGGGACAGCGTGACCGTCGTCGACACGCACGCGGCGACGGTCCTCGGGACGGTCCCGGCCCCGAACCCGAGGGGCGGGACCGCCGTTCCGGGCAGCGATCGCTGGATCGTCGGCGACACGGAGGGAGACGGAATCACGGTCGTCGACCTCGAGGCGGTCCGCCGCGGGGATCTCGAGTCGGCGGTCGCCGATCGCGTCCCGCTGGGGACGCCCACTGCCTTTCCCGACGTCACCCCCGACGGGTCCCTGCTCGCCGTCGATGCCTACGACGACGATCGCGTCGCGTTCCTCGACCCCTCGAGCCTGGGCGTCGTCGCGCGGGTCGAGACCGGGCCGACGCCGCGCCACCCGCGGTTCAGCGCGGACGGCCGGGTCTGTTACGTCCCCAGCGTCGACGCCGACACCGTGACCGTCGTCGACGTCGACGACGTTCGAGCGGGCGACCCCGACCCGATCGCGGCGACCATCGACGTGTCCGAAGGGGCGGCCCCCGCGGGCTGTTTTCGGACCGATAGAGGTAGATACCAATGACACCGGACACCGACACCGTCGCGAGCGACCGCTCGTCCGGCGCGCCGACGATCGTCAAGAACGCCGCGAGCAGCCACTTCAGCGCGGTCGATATCGAGGACGGTGAGGTCCTCAAAGCGGTCGGCGACGGGCGATACCCGCACACGGCGCTGTTTCACCCGGACGCGCCCGTCGCGTACCTGCTGTACATCTCCAGTGCGCATCTCGAGGTCCTCGACCTCGAGCGTCTGGAGACCGTCCAGCGCGTCGACCGACTCGGAACGATGCCAGTCGGGAGCGCACTCGGCCCCGACGGCGACCGGCTGTTCGTCGGCACCGCCGTGGCTCTGCCGGACGCGCCCGATCCGGGCGTCCTCGCGTTCGAGATCGACGCCGACGGCCGGCTCGAGGCGGGCGGCGCGCGGCCGCTCTCGCGGAGTTCGGGTATGCGAATCGGGCCGGACGGCCGCCTGTACGTGGGCCAGAAGACCGCGGACGAGATCGCCGTGTGCAGCGCCGATTCCCAGTTGGCCGTCGAGGCGCGGATCCCCGTCGGTGCAGAGCCACACGATCTCTACGTGCTCGAGGACGACGGGCTGTTGGTCGTCAACCACGCTGGGGGCTCGTCCGCGTCGTTCGTCGATCCGGAAACGGGTCGGGTCCGCTGTACTGCCGAGACGGGGACGAATCCGCACGGCTTCGCCGTCGCGGACGGCCCCGACTATCGGTACGGGCTGCTCCCGGCGCGCGAGGACGAGCGGGTAGCCGTCGTCGACCTCGAGGCGGTCGCGGCCGGCGAGTCGTCGCCGACGGAGGCGCTGCTCGACGTCGGAACGACGACCGGCTTCGCCGACGTGACGCCGGACGGCCGCTACGCGATCGTCGACTCCTACGAGGAGCCGTTCGTGACGATCCTGGATCTGGGTGACCGCTCGATCGCCGGCCGAGTCGAAGTCGGCGGGGAACCGCTTCACGTCGTCTTCGGACCCGAAGGGGAGGAGTGCTACGTCGGAAATATGGAGCGAACCGATCTCGCGGTGCTCGACGTACGGCCGCTGGCCGACGATCGGCCAGCGGACGTGTCCGTCGCTCGCCGAATCGAGGGACTCGGAGACAAACCGAGCGGTATCTTCCGCCCGGAGGGAAGCCAATGATCGACCTGACACGCCTCATCAGAGGACTCGACAATCGACCCGAACAGATCCGTTACGAGAAGCGTCACGCGAGCGATGCGCTCGTCCCGCTGGTCGTGTGGAACACGACCCCTGCGTGTAACTTGCAGTGCAAACACTGCTACTTCGGGGCCTGCGACGAGCGCGACAGCGGGGAACTGTCGACCGCCGAGGCGAAGGCGTTCATCGACTCGCTGGCCGCGGTGAACGTGCCGGTACTCGTCTTCAGCGGCGG
Protein-coding regions in this window:
- a CDS encoding heavy metal translocating P-type ATPase; the encoded protein is MDSCSLCGLPTPESPVTAADVEGRFCCRGCLEVSATLETVDDIDRESVVDRTAGTVEREIPDDAAEAFLAVDGMHCSTCEGFVALLGEREAGILIVEASYATDTARVVYDPDRLDEDELPETLSGYGYEARFRDGEGDGTRTDEDLVPRLLVGGFLAMLVMPWYLFYLYPSYVGIETGILSVDATTSVGIYLPLAVIGLLTGGVLFYTGYPVLRGAYVSLRVGQPNMDLLIAIAAVAAYAYSTVALVMGRTHLYYDVTVAVILVVTLGTYYERRIKRRATDLLADITAARVRTATRRIDGGTETVPVERLAGGEEVLVRPGERIPVDGRVLEGTAAVDESVLTGESLPVTKRPGDRVVGGAIATDSALVVEVGEDAESTLDHIASLMWEIQSSTPGVQRLADKLATIFVPFVLTLAVVATGWRLATGTPIADAVLTGLTVLVVSCPCAMGLATPLAVASGLRDALEHGIVVANATLFESASAVETIVFDKTGTLTAGEMTVLEVHGDINAIDLAAAVERRSEHPVAEAIVAAASAGPAERDHDGGADERVAFDGGSLEPEAAGDDERSFAVTDFERHPGEGVSATVEETTADSAALETGDERRAGDRVAVGTPALVERLVGPVPDDLETAIDDARAHGRLPTVIGYGGRARAVAVVGDRTRSEWQSVLESFADREVIVLTGDDEAATATVRDHPAVDRVFAGVPPDGKVETVRQLSREGVTAMVGDGTNDAPALAAADVGIALGNGTARATDAADAVVTSSDLRSVRSVFDLATGTRRRIRENVCWALLYNAVAIPLAVAGLINPLFAAVAMATSSAIVVGNSSRPVLDD
- a CDS encoding YncE family protein; protein product: MTPDTDTVASDRSSGAPTIVKNAASSHFSAVDIEDGEVLKAVGDGRYPHTALFHPDAPVAYLLYISSAHLEVLDLERLETVQRVDRLGTMPVGSALGPDGDRLFVGTAVALPDAPDPGVLAFEIDADGRLEAGGARPLSRSSGMRIGPDGRLYVGQKTADEIAVCSADSQLAVEARIPVGAEPHDLYVLEDDGLLVVNHAGGSSASFVDPETGRVRCTAETGTNPHGFAVADGPDYRYGLLPAREDERVAVVDLEAVAAGESSPTEALLDVGTTTGFADVTPDGRYAIVDSYEEPFVTILDLGDRSIAGRVEVGGEPLHVVFGPEGEECYVGNMERTDLAVLDVRPLADDRPADVSVARRIEGLGDKPSGIFRPEGSQ
- a CDS encoding cytochrome D1 domain-containing protein; this translates as MSQSESAAESTADHEERIKRHLSASREIAKNLEFDDELHFEMGLPIPGRRTFLKTSGIVAASAALAGCTDDETDETGNQTADEGESSGEEPAEVERSETVQLAAHQYEFQPQEIRVPPNTELTIEFTKSTFEQNPDFKYHTFYLEEPYDIGPVNLPENTDDEAFDSVTFVTDEEGTFDFECNVYCGDGHAQMNGQLYVVPEGESVDKVDFTDMETLKERHEVLKEESELAGEPQHDLDLRDIMVVTERNNASVAMIDTVNDEFMERVENVGKAIHVHDFHPDLPEQTREGAYVYTQSRQGEMYKIDLFDFERVAVADAGTDARDIAVSRDGNYVIGGFYNPNHLVICDADTMEPIKRIPTHTVNPDGESLGSRVCSLYDVPQEGLFLAGLKEGGEVWLIDYTQDEFPVVATIECGRTLHDGFFTEDGRYFMIASQTDNQMDIIDTRERSHVAAIPMDGVPHPGPGALYPDEDLAFTTHAGAPSVGVWNTETWEAEEMIDVRGSGLFIRKHENSDYVWADVILTDSEDDAYVYTIDPETLEVDQEIDCSQWGADAAIHPEFSRDGEKVYISVWMGENESILVFDPNTGEMLTQIEDLLAPTGKFLGVRAEGH
- a CDS encoding DUF3054 domain-containing protein; amino-acid sequence: MIKSHLSWESIGRVASEPFVITLAAVDVLIVVAFIAFGLLKHAIEPWAFPAYTLRTAIPFVIGWVAVAPLFGAYRRRVFESFRRTLAIVAVAWVVASLLGGAIRSTALFPGSAPPEFLLVTAVLGLGFVLPWRLAVTAGVRRR
- a CDS encoding helix-turn-helix domain-containing protein, whose protein sequence is MSDTIDRPIRCPYAEQDSEIDCDPYRIMELLNDDDARAVYLYVEEPATVRDIVEALDLPQSTAYRKVENLREAGLISRLNERSRTGTPAHYVQAMDRVSVTYDDPLRIECTFSGQTLYCEP